One Prinia subflava isolate CZ2003 ecotype Zambia chromosome 17, Cam_Psub_1.2, whole genome shotgun sequence DNA segment encodes these proteins:
- the NUDT16L1 gene encoding tudor-interacting repair regulator protein has translation MAAVGTMAAMGPLPAMGTLPPLPTLGVPGVPELKPLTRYEAMRLGPGWSHSCHAMLYAPNPGMLFGRIPLRYAVLMQMRFDGLLGFPGGFVDRRYWSLEDGLNRVLGLGLGCVRLTEADYLCSHLTEGPHRVVAHFYARQLTLEELHTIEISAVHSRDHGMEVMGMVRVPLYTQKDRMGGLPNFLANSFVGTAKFQLLFALKILNMVPEEKLAEAVAATQRPKKAAIDHSGGAGHHKAGNERASSNELGERAEHPGMMHAGAEQLVGLEGQALAEQLAGAEALEQAGLGADAEQAVADVME, from the exons ATGGCGGCCGTGGGGACGATGGCGGCCATGGGCCCGCTGCCCGCCATGGGCACGCTGCCGCCTCTGCCCACGCTCGGCGTGCCCGGCGTGCCCGAGCTGAAGCCGCTCACGCGGTACGAGGCGATGCGGCTCGGCCCGGGCTGGAGCCACTCGTGCCACGCCATGCTGTACGCGCCCAACCCGGGCATGCTGTTCGGCCGCATCCCGCTGCGCTACGCCGTGCTG ATGCAGATGCGGTTTGACGGACTGCTGGGCTTTCCCGGGGGGTTCGTGGATCGCCGTTACTGGTCCCTGGAGGACGGTCTGAATCGGGTGCTGGGCTTGGGTTTAGGCTGTGTGCGCCTGACGGAAGCTGACTATCTGTGCTCGCACCTGACAGAGGGGCCACATCGCGTGGTGGCACACTTCTACGCCAGGCAGCTcaccctggaggagctgcacaCCATCGAGATCAGCGCGGTGCATTCCCGAGACCACGGGATGGAG GTGATGGGCATGGTCCGTGTCCCTCTCTACACCCAGAAGGATCGCATGGGCGGGCTGCCCAACTTCCTGGCCAACTCCTTCGTAGGAACTGCCAAGTTCCAGCTCCTGTTTGCCCTGAAGATCCTGAACATGGTGCCGGAGGAGAAGCTGGCTGAGGCGGTGGCTGCCACGCAGAGGCCCAAGAAGGCGGCCATCGACCACTCCGGGGGGGCAGGACACCACAAGGCGGGCAATGAGCGGGCATCGAGCAACGAGCTGGGAGAGAGGGCAGAGCACCCGGGCATGATGCACGCGGGGGCCGAGcagctggtggggctggagggccaggccctggcagagcagctggcaggggcCGAGGCGCTGGAGCAGGCGGGGCTGGGCGCTGACGCCGAGCAGGCGGTGGCTGATGTGATGGAGTGA
- the NAA60 gene encoding N-alpha-acetyltransferase 60, with amino-acid sequence MTEEVPPSALTDVNLRLLCHDDIDTVKQLCGDWFPIEYPDSWYRDITSNKKFFSLAATYRGSIVGMIVAEIKSRTKVHKEDGDILASNFPVDTQVAYILSLGVVKEFRKHGIGSLLLESLKDHISTTAQDHCKAIYLHVLTTNNTAINFYENRDFKQHHYLPYYYSIRGVLKDGFTYVLYINGGHPPWTIFDYLQHIGSTLASLSPCSIPQRIYRQAQSLLCSLLPWSGISAKSSIDYSRTM; translated from the exons ATGACAGAGGAGGTGCCCCCGAGCGCCCTGACGGATGTGAACCTGCGCCTGCTGTGCCACGATGACATAGACACGgtgaagcagctctgtggagactGGTTCCCAATAGA GTACCCTGACTCATGGTACCGAGACATCACTTCCAACAAGAAGTTCTTCTCCCTGGCAGCCACGTACCGGGGCTCCATCGTGGGGATGATAGTGGCAGAGATCAAGAGCAGGACGAAGGTGCACAAAGAG GATGGAGATATCCTGGCTTCCAATTTTCCTGTGGACACCCAAGTTGCTTACATCCTAAGTCTTGGAGTGGTGAAGGAGTTCAGAAAACACGGAATAG GTTCCCTCTTGCTTGAGAGCCTGAAAGATCACATCTCCACCACGGCCCAGGACCACTGCAAAGCCATCTACCTGCACGTGCTCACCACCAACAACACAGCAATAAACTTCTATGAGAACAGAGACTTTAAACAGCACCACTATCTCCCCTACTACTATTCCATCCGAGGGGTCCTCAAAGATGGCTTCACCTACGTCCTGTACATCAACGGCGGGCACCCACCCTGGACAATCTT TGACTACCTACAGCACATTGGCTCCACACTGGCCAGCCTGAGCCCGTGCTCCATTCCCCAGAGGATATACAGACAAGCCCAgagcctcctctgcagcctcctgccctggtCTGGCATTTCTGCCAAGAGCAGCATCGACTACAGCCGGACAATGTGA